The following are encoded together in the Adhaeribacter arboris genome:
- a CDS encoding ABC transporter permease, giving the protein MWYSYFKIALRNLFRQKAYSFINIFGLAVSMACSILILIWVQDELSYDRFHTHADQLYRITCSMPDIKAATSVVPMAPALKAQMPEVENTVRLWRSTNLFEVANRKFEEKDVIFADATFLEMFSFPLLQGDPKTALLRPDGIIITEATAQKYFGKTKALGQMIRKDNQDNFVVTGVLANVPTNSHLQFDFILPMSFLARTNYDLKVSNWNNFDFYTYVQLQKNAVSGAVSLQKLNQRISQIFLANNKEIKIDFQLQPITSIHLHSNLLLEFPGNGSIQYVRIFSIVAFFILVVACINFMNLATARSARRAKEVGLRKVIGARRNQLIGQFLSESTIISGLALLLAIGLVWGLLPVFNHLADKNLTIKFWDVKLLFTLLGIALATGLLSGSYPALFLSNFQSIKVLKGGKIGTSNVLFRNALVVTQFVISIVLLVGTAVVYKQLQFIHDKHLGFDKENLLYLPMTGELWSKQQALEVELKQNPLTSHYTIISDLPTNLTNGTVTVYWEGKDPASQPLFPEIKVDENFISVFRMKLLSGRSFSKALKSDTANYIVNETALRVMGMDRTTAIGKPLTYQETKGTIIGVVQDFNFKPMQRAIEPLVLRFNQGGGKVVIRTTPSNTQATIKALEKIDQALNPSYPFTYNFLDQDIANLYRTEQRMGTFFNVFAVWAILISCLGLYGLSAFMAEQRTKEIGVRKVLGASILDIVYLLGKNFIRLLLLAIIVAVPLSWWAMNSWLENYVYRIELNWIILLAACLTAFLIAALTVSYESIKAAITNPVKALRSE; this is encoded by the coding sequence ATGTGGTATAGTTATTTTAAAATTGCGTTGCGCAACTTATTCCGGCAAAAAGCTTATTCTTTTATTAATATTTTTGGTTTAGCTGTTAGTATGGCTTGCAGCATTCTGATCTTAATCTGGGTGCAGGACGAGCTAAGTTACGACCGGTTTCACACGCACGCCGACCAGCTTTATCGCATTACTTGCAGTATGCCCGATATTAAGGCGGCTACCAGTGTAGTTCCGATGGCACCAGCTCTAAAGGCCCAAATGCCCGAAGTAGAAAATACCGTGCGGTTATGGCGTTCTACTAATTTATTTGAGGTAGCAAATCGTAAGTTCGAAGAAAAGGACGTGATTTTTGCCGATGCTACTTTCCTGGAAATGTTTTCTTTTCCGCTCCTGCAAGGTGATCCAAAAACCGCGTTGCTGCGCCCGGATGGAATAATAATTACGGAAGCCACAGCCCAAAAATATTTCGGCAAAACGAAGGCACTCGGTCAGATGATCCGCAAAGACAATCAGGATAATTTTGTGGTAACGGGTGTTTTGGCTAACGTACCGACTAACTCGCATTTGCAGTTTGATTTTATTTTACCGATGTCTTTTCTAGCTCGCACTAATTACGATTTAAAAGTAAGTAATTGGAATAATTTTGATTTTTATACCTATGTGCAGCTCCAGAAAAATGCAGTTTCAGGAGCAGTATCTTTGCAAAAGCTGAATCAACGCATTTCCCAAATTTTCTTAGCTAACAATAAGGAGATAAAGATAGATTTTCAATTGCAGCCTATTACCAGCATTCATTTACATTCTAATTTACTGCTCGAATTCCCTGGTAACGGTAGTATCCAGTACGTGCGTATATTTTCAATAGTAGCTTTCTTTATTCTAGTAGTAGCTTGTATTAATTTCATGAATCTGGCTACCGCACGTTCTGCCCGCCGGGCTAAAGAAGTAGGTTTACGTAAAGTTATTGGAGCCCGTCGGAACCAACTAATCGGGCAATTTCTGAGTGAATCTACTATTATTTCCGGATTGGCACTGCTATTGGCAATTGGGCTAGTTTGGGGATTATTGCCAGTATTTAACCATTTAGCGGATAAAAACCTGACGATTAAGTTTTGGGATGTTAAACTGCTCTTTACTTTGCTGGGCATTGCGCTAGCCACCGGGCTACTTTCCGGCAGTTATCCAGCCTTGTTTCTATCTAATTTTCAATCAATAAAGGTATTAAAGGGAGGCAAAATAGGCACTAGCAACGTGCTTTTCCGCAATGCTCTGGTGGTGACCCAATTTGTGATTTCTATCGTGCTTCTGGTAGGTACTGCCGTAGTGTATAAGCAATTACAGTTTATTCATGATAAGCATCTGGGCTTTGATAAAGAAAACTTGCTTTACCTACCCATGACCGGCGAGCTATGGAGTAAGCAGCAGGCCTTAGAGGTGGAGTTAAAACAAAATCCACTTACCAGTCATTACACCATTATATCTGATTTACCTACCAACCTAACTAATGGCACCGTAACGGTGTATTGGGAAGGGAAAGATCCGGCCTCGCAACCACTTTTTCCAGAGATAAAGGTAGACGAAAATTTTATTTCGGTTTTTAGGATGAAGTTGTTGAGTGGCCGAAGCTTTTCGAAAGCATTAAAATCCGATACGGCCAACTACATCGTCAATGAAACGGCCTTGCGCGTTATGGGAATGGATAGAACCACGGCCATCGGCAAGCCGCTTACTTATCAGGAAACCAAAGGCACTATCATCGGGGTAGTGCAAGATTTTAACTTTAAACCCATGCAGCGGGCCATTGAACCATTAGTTTTACGGTTCAACCAAGGAGGCGGGAAAGTAGTAATAAGAACAACACCTAGTAATACACAGGCTACGATTAAAGCTTTAGAAAAAATTGACCAAGCATTGAACCCCAGTTATCCTTTTACCTATAACTTCCTCGACCAGGATATCGCCAACCTCTACCGCACGGAGCAACGCATGGGTACTTTTTTTAATGTGTTTGCTGTTTGGGCTATCCTTATTTCCTGCCTAGGCTTGTATGGTTTATCCGCTTTTATGGCCGAACAGCGCACCAAAGAAATTGGCGTACGCAAAGTGCTGGGTGCTTCTATTTTAGATATTGTGTACCTGCTAGGAAAGAATTTTATCAGGCTGCTGCTCCTTGCAATCATCGTTGCTGTTCCGCTTTCGTGGTGGGCCATGAATAGCTGGCTCGAGAATTATGTCTACCGCATTGAGTTGAACTGGATTATTTTGTTGGCAGCTTGCCTTACTGCTTTTCTGATTGCCGCCTTAACTGTGAGTTACGAATCTATAAAAGCCGCCATTACCAACCCCGTAAAGGCATTGCGGAGTGAGTAA
- a CDS encoding ABC transporter permease — translation MWYNFLKVAFRTLWRNKFLSGINLFGLALGMTACLLILRYTSFEWSYDRFHVNSNQIYRLQLEQYTAGEPTEKSAQTPPELGPALQAAFPEIKEVTRAAPWLGGVVSTVETNDQQRSFNESDLLFVDAAFLRLFTFPLIKGSAGVLDEPNTVIITEQTAKKYFGPQNPLGKTLTLDNHNQGHHYKVTVRGVCRNVPANSHLKFNFLVSRQVTGQEGGPPTWSAYTYVLLAPNTNVANLENKLTRFGRQNQAEPTGKSLPKQILSLQALTHIHLYSHLATEVPGSGNGKMVWFLTFIAGLILLIAYVNYINLATARATERAKEVGIRKVLGSQRVHLIRQFFLESLLLNLISGALALGLMQISLPGFSQLVGIPASFHLGQQYWFVGAFLGLLWVGALLSGLYPALILSAYQPVQVLKGRISPLRQGLTLRQSLVLFQFVASITLMAGTFTVYRQFNYMRSKDLGIDISHTLVIAAPQARRETLEQEQAFYQRNQTFKSEISRYPGVTGIAATSNVPGIAIDWTPHYFNSPSAPDKVAVNRPTIAVSPEFIRQFNLRVIAGEEVSPEKARNMAAHQVTPIMLNEAAVQACGFNNPEAAIGQAIYMRNGSGKNFKNQVVGVIRDFHQRSLKETYTPLIFLISENAGAVTHYALKVNSTNISQTIARIETTYKNLFPGSPFEYFFLDEFFNQQYQTDKQFGQVFSLFTGLAIFVACLGLFGLCLFTTTQRTKEMGIRKVLGASVFSIVSLLSKDFLKLVLLANFLAWPLAYWGMQSWLQNYSFRIPVSAWLFVVPALLVLVLALLTISLQAIKTALTNPVNSLRSE, via the coding sequence ATGTGGTACAATTTTCTTAAAGTAGCTTTTCGTACGCTGTGGCGGAACAAGTTTTTATCGGGAATCAATCTTTTTGGTTTAGCCTTGGGCATGACGGCGTGTTTGCTCATTTTGCGGTACACGAGTTTTGAGTGGAGTTATGACCGGTTTCATGTAAATAGTAATCAGATTTACCGCTTGCAACTGGAGCAGTATACGGCGGGGGAGCCAACCGAAAAGAGCGCCCAAACTCCCCCCGAACTCGGCCCCGCCCTGCAAGCAGCCTTTCCCGAAATAAAAGAAGTTACCCGAGCCGCTCCCTGGTTGGGGGGAGTGGTATCTACCGTAGAAACCAATGACCAACAACGATCTTTTAACGAGTCGGATTTACTTTTTGTGGATGCGGCTTTTTTGCGTTTGTTTACCTTTCCGCTCATCAAAGGTTCCGCTGGAGTGTTAGATGAGCCTAATACCGTAATTATTACCGAACAAACCGCCAAAAAATATTTTGGCCCTCAAAACCCGCTGGGAAAAACGCTTACGCTCGATAACCATAACCAAGGGCATCATTATAAAGTTACCGTGCGAGGAGTGTGCCGGAATGTGCCGGCCAATTCGCATTTAAAATTTAATTTCCTGGTTTCGCGCCAGGTTACCGGGCAGGAAGGCGGACCTCCTACCTGGTCGGCTTACACCTACGTTTTGTTAGCGCCAAACACGAATGTAGCTAATTTAGAAAATAAATTAACCAGATTTGGGCGGCAAAACCAGGCGGAGCCAACCGGAAAATCCCTGCCCAAACAAATACTTTCTTTACAAGCCTTAACCCATATTCACTTATATTCCCACTTAGCCACAGAAGTACCCGGGAGCGGGAACGGCAAAATGGTGTGGTTCCTGACTTTTATTGCGGGACTCATTCTGCTTATTGCGTATGTAAACTACATTAATCTGGCTACCGCCCGAGCTACCGAAAGGGCCAAAGAAGTAGGCATCCGGAAAGTTTTGGGTTCGCAGCGGGTACACTTAATCCGGCAGTTTTTCCTAGAATCTTTATTACTTAATTTAATTAGCGGTGCCCTGGCTTTGGGGCTGATGCAAATTTCCTTGCCTGGGTTTAGCCAGCTAGTGGGCATACCCGCTTCTTTTCACTTAGGGCAGCAGTACTGGTTTGTGGGCGCTTTTCTGGGGCTATTATGGGTAGGTGCTTTGCTTTCGGGGTTATATCCGGCCCTGATTCTTTCGGCTTATCAGCCGGTGCAAGTATTAAAAGGGCGGATAAGCCCCTTAAGACAAGGCCTTACGCTCCGGCAGTCGTTGGTACTATTTCAGTTTGTGGCTTCAATTACTTTAATGGCCGGCACTTTCACGGTTTACCGGCAATTCAATTACATGCGCAGCAAAGATTTGGGCATTGATATTTCCCATACTTTAGTGATTGCGGCCCCGCAAGCCCGACGGGAAACGCTGGAACAAGAACAAGCTTTTTACCAAAGAAACCAAACCTTTAAATCAGAGATAAGCCGTTATCCCGGCGTAACCGGAATAGCCGCAACCTCCAATGTGCCTGGTATTGCCATCGATTGGACGCCCCATTATTTTAACAGCCCTAGTGCACCGGATAAAGTAGCTGTTAACCGTCCAACTATAGCTGTTAGCCCCGAATTTATCCGTCAGTTTAATTTGCGGGTTATAGCGGGAGAAGAAGTTTCACCGGAAAAGGCCAGGAACATGGCCGCTCACCAAGTAACCCCAATTATGCTCAACGAAGCGGCCGTACAAGCTTGTGGGTTTAATAACCCGGAGGCAGCAATTGGGCAGGCTATTTACATGCGAAATGGCAGTGGTAAAAATTTTAAAAACCAAGTAGTAGGCGTTATCCGCGACTTTCACCAGCGTTCGCTAAAAGAAACCTATACGCCGCTCATATTTTTAATTTCTGAAAATGCCGGGGCTGTTACGCACTACGCTTTAAAAGTAAATAGTACTAACATCAGCCAAACCATTGCTCGCATCGAAACCACCTACAAAAATCTGTTTCCCGGCAGCCCTTTTGAATATTTTTTTCTTGATGAGTTTTTTAATCAGCAATACCAAACCGACAAGCAATTTGGTCAGGTTTTTAGTTTGTTTACGGGTCTGGCAATTTTTGTAGCCTGCCTGGGCTTGTTCGGTTTATGTTTATTTACCACCACCCAGCGCACCAAAGAAATGGGCATCCGCAAAGTACTGGGCGCTTCGGTTTTCAGTATTGTCTCGTTGCTCTCGAAAGACTTTCTGAAACTGGTTTTACTGGCAAATTTTTTGGCCTGGCCGCTGGCTTATTGGGGAATGCAAAGCTGGCTGCAAAATTACTCTTTCCGCATTCCGGTAAGTGCTTGGTTGTTCGTAGTACCCGCCTTATTAGTGTTGGTGCTGGCACTGCTTACCATTAGTTTGCAGGCGATAAAAACTGCCTTGACTAATCCGGTGAATTCGTTGCGGAGTGAGTAA
- a CDS encoding ABC transporter permease codes for MFYNYFKVALRHLLKHKGFSFINIAGLTLGLTACLLIGLFVRDEKQFDKFIPEGDRIYRLYYKITNNEGTSNIATTPPMFATALKQNFPEVEQTLRLLNIPSKVLFQTGSKELYEEGGVFAEPTFFDFFPLSFTYGSAVKALAAPNAIVISHSMAQKYFGSENPVGKEIRLDKDLFRVTGVFQNNPKFHLPAMYILPLAASGLPDEQLKSWGWYSFQNYVKLKKGANSSILERKFQDYTRSFLTDKQATYLPLLQPLHQIHLYSAAFKYDIAARGNITYVRALSLIAVFILLIACFNFINLATAKSLQRAKEVGVRKAIGASRSQLFAQFIGETLLLTFVSVAISIAVTYLALPWLNNFTTKQIQFTPLSNPFIILLSVGLTLALGLLAGFYPALVLSGFQPLKVLKGTALADVGPGKISWLRHGLVVVQFTLSVLLIISALVVITQVNYLHQKDLGFNKEEIMFFPMQGDNLTKNYETFKNELLQVPGVTAASVGYGFPGDMFGDGIITMPLRGEQKSVKATQVMVDFDYIKTLGLQLLAGRDFSREYKTDTAAAYIINETAAKELGFSTPEQALGHTLLWPTWRKPDLIKKGQIIGVVKDFHYKSLYDKVEPAVLHIYPQAYWKVAVKLKSADIGATVNQVKKVWNRFTPDYPLEYTFLDQSFAIMYKAEESLKTLLWIFTFITIFVSCLGLFGLAAYAAERRRKEIGVRKVLGASINQITLLLSKDFVRLVLVAILLASPVAWYCMHIWLQNFAYRIDIGWWVFAVAGFGSIAIAVITIGFQAIKAAVANPVDALRNE; via the coding sequence ATGTTTTACAACTATTTTAAAGTAGCTCTGCGGCATCTTTTAAAACACAAAGGATTTTCGTTTATCAACATTGCCGGACTAACGCTGGGCCTTACGGCGTGTTTGCTGATTGGTTTATTTGTGCGCGATGAAAAGCAATTTGACAAATTTATTCCGGAAGGAGACCGGATTTACCGCTTGTATTATAAAATTACCAATAACGAGGGCACTAGTAACATTGCTACTACGCCACCCATGTTTGCGACTGCCTTGAAGCAGAATTTTCCGGAAGTAGAGCAAACCCTGCGCCTATTAAATATTCCCTCTAAAGTTCTCTTTCAAACCGGTAGTAAAGAATTGTACGAAGAGGGAGGAGTATTTGCGGAGCCTACTTTTTTTGATTTCTTTCCGCTTTCATTTACGTATGGTTCGGCCGTTAAGGCCTTGGCTGCCCCTAACGCCATTGTTATTTCTCATTCCATGGCCCAAAAATACTTTGGCTCCGAAAATCCAGTAGGTAAAGAGATTAGATTAGACAAAGATTTATTTCGGGTAACGGGAGTGTTTCAAAACAATCCCAAATTTCATTTACCGGCAATGTATATTTTGCCTTTAGCCGCATCCGGTTTGCCCGACGAGCAGTTAAAAAGCTGGGGCTGGTATTCTTTCCAGAATTACGTAAAACTTAAAAAAGGAGCCAATAGCTCTATCTTAGAACGCAAATTTCAGGATTATACCCGCTCCTTCTTAACGGATAAACAGGCCACTTATCTGCCCCTTTTGCAACCTTTGCATCAGATTCATTTATATTCTGCCGCTTTTAAATATGATATAGCCGCCAGAGGCAATATAACGTACGTGCGCGCCTTAAGCCTTATTGCTGTTTTTATTTTACTGATTGCCTGCTTTAATTTTATTAACCTGGCTACTGCCAAGTCGCTGCAGCGGGCAAAAGAGGTAGGCGTGCGCAAAGCCATTGGAGCAAGCCGCTCACAACTATTCGCGCAGTTTATCGGCGAAACGCTGCTGCTTACTTTTGTTAGTGTGGCTATTTCTATTGCTGTTACTTACCTGGCGCTTCCCTGGCTGAATAACTTTACGACCAAGCAAATCCAGTTTACCCCTCTAAGCAACCCTTTTATAATACTTCTATCTGTCGGCTTAACGCTGGCGCTTGGGCTTTTAGCGGGTTTTTACCCGGCTTTGGTTTTATCCGGTTTTCAGCCGTTAAAAGTATTAAAAGGAACTGCCTTGGCGGATGTCGGGCCGGGTAAAATTTCGTGGCTGCGGCACGGGTTGGTAGTAGTGCAATTTACTTTATCGGTTTTACTAATTATTAGTGCTCTGGTAGTAATAACCCAGGTAAATTACCTCCACCAGAAAGACTTAGGGTTTAACAAAGAAGAAATTATGTTTTTCCCGATGCAGGGGGATAATTTGACAAAAAATTACGAAACCTTTAAAAATGAATTATTGCAAGTGCCAGGTGTTACGGCCGCATCAGTAGGTTATGGCTTTCCGGGTGATATGTTTGGCGATGGCATTATAACAATGCCGCTGCGCGGAGAACAAAAATCAGTAAAAGCCACCCAGGTGATGGTAGATTTTGATTATATTAAAACTTTAGGTCTGCAGTTATTGGCTGGTCGGGATTTTTCACGGGAATACAAAACCGATACCGCTGCTGCTTACATTATTAACGAAACTGCGGCGAAAGAGCTTGGCTTTTCTACTCCCGAGCAAGCCTTAGGGCATACGCTGCTGTGGCCTACCTGGCGAAAGCCAGACCTTATTAAGAAAGGACAAATTATTGGCGTGGTAAAAGACTTTCATTACAAAAGTTTGTATGATAAAGTAGAACCAGCCGTTTTGCATATTTATCCGCAAGCCTACTGGAAGGTAGCTGTAAAACTTAAATCGGCCGATATTGGAGCAACCGTTAACCAGGTAAAAAAAGTCTGGAACCGGTTTACGCCCGATTATCCGCTGGAATACACTTTCCTGGACCAAAGTTTTGCCATCATGTATAAAGCCGAGGAAAGTCTGAAAACCCTGCTCTGGATTTTTACCTTCATTACCATTTTTGTTTCTTGCCTGGGTTTGTTTGGTTTAGCCGCCTACGCCGCCGAGCGGCGCCGGAAAGAGATAGGTGTCCGGAAAGTATTAGGCGCCAGTATAAATCAGATTACTTTACTTTTATCAAAAGACTTTGTAAGATTAGTACTAGTGGCTATTCTTCTGGCTTCGCCGGTTGCCTGGTACTGCATGCATATTTGGTTACAGAATTTTGCCTACCGCATTGATATAGGTTGGTGGGTATTTGCGGTAGCAGGGTTTGGTTCCATAGCTATTGCCGTAATTACCATCGGCTTCCAGGCCATAAAAGCAGCCGTGGCTAACCCAGTAGATGCCTTGCGCAACGAGTGA